Genomic DNA from Acidobacteriota bacterium:
ATGCGACGGGCAAGTACGTGATGCCCGGCATGATCAACACGCACATGCACTGGCACGAGGACCGCGTGCCCGGCATCCCGATGCCGATCCAGTACGAGCGCAATCTCTACCTGGCGTCCGGCGTGACGACCACACGTGAAGTCGGCAACTCGTCGGCCGACGGCATCCGCAAGGAGGCGCTGAGCAGCCTGGAAAAGGCGAAGCGCTGGCAGGCGGAAAGCAACGCGCACACGATCGTCGCGCCCCGGATGATCGAATACCCGTTCGTGGTCGTGGAGGGCGCCACGCCAGACGCTCTGCGCGCCCAGGTGCGCGAGCTGAAGAAACAGGGGGCCGACGGCCTGAAGCTGGCGGGCCTCGATCGCGACCAGCTGGCGGCCGTGCTGGACGAGGCGCGCAAGCAGGGACTTCGGACCACGGCGCACATCGCCGTTGAGGAGACGACCGCCCGCGACTACGTGGACCTGGGCGTGGACTGCATCGAGCACTTCTACGGTGTGGGCGACGCGGCGCTCGACGGCATCCAGGACTTCCCGCCGGAGCACAACTCCTACAACGAAATCCATCGCTTCGGCCGTGCGGGCGAGCTGTACATCCAGAACAACTTCAACCCGGCTAAGCTCTCGGCGGTGCTCGACGACATGGTGAAGAAGGGGATCGCATGGAGCCCGACGCTCTCCACCTACGAGGCGTCGCGCGATCTGATCAAGGCGCAGAACCTGCCCTGGTACAAGGACTACCTGCACCCGTCGCTCGAGGCGTACTACGAGCCGAGCATGGCGCGCCACGGCACGTTCTGGATCGGCTGGAGCGAGGCGAACGAAACCAAGTGGCGCAAGAACTACCAGGTCTGGATGGACGCGCTCTACGAGTTCGGCCGGAAAGGCGGAATCATCACGACGGGTGACGATGCCGGGTACCTGTATGGATCGCTGTACGGATTCGGCGTCGTGCGGGAGCTGGAGCTGCAGCATGAAGCGGGCTTCCACCCGCTCGAGGTGTTGAAGCATGCCACAGTGAACGGCGCGAAGGTCCTGGGACTGGAGGATCGGCTCGGGCGCGTGCGGCTCGGGTACGTCGCCGACCTGCTCGTGGTCAACGGCAACCCGCTCGAGAACCTGCGCCTCCTAGTGGACGATCAAGGACGGCATCCCGTACCACGTGCCGACCCTGATGAAGGAAGTCAAGGACATGGTGGCGACCGCGCGCGCCGCGCGCAGCCGGTCGACCACGTCGCAGCCGTAGAACCTGAGGACTCACATGACACGCATACTCGCGCGCGCAGCAATCGTCGGCCTGCTCATGGGCCTGACCTCCGTCGTCGCATCGACGCAGGCGCCCGCCGGCGCGCCTGCCAAGGCAGTCCACGCGAAGAAAGTGAAGCGACTGCTGATTACCAACGCCATGGTGATCTACGGGAACGCCAAGCCCCCCTTCGGTCCCGCGGACATCCTGACCGAAGACGGCCTCATCGCGCGGATTGGCAATTCGAAGTCCGGGAACTGGCCCGCCGCGGACATGGTCATCGACGCCACCGACAAGTACGTGATGCCCGGCCTGATCAACACCCACATGCACTGGCACGAGGAGCGCGTCGGGCCGTTGCCGATCCAGTACGAACGGAACCTGTACCTCGCTTCCGGAACGACGACGGCCCGGGAAGTAGGAGGGAATCCCACCAAGACCCGGCAGTGGCGCACGGAGGCGGCGGCGCACACGATCATCTCGCCCCGGATCCTGGATTACTCGCGCCCCGACCTGGGGCCGCAGCGCACGCCCGAGCAGATCCGCGCGGGCGTCCGCAAGGCGAAGGAGACGGGAGCCGACGGCCTGAAGATCGGCGGCCTCGATCGCGATCAGCTGGCGGCGCTCATCGACGAAGCCAAGAAGGTTGGACTCCGGACGACCACGCACATCGCGGTCGATGAGAC
This window encodes:
- a CDS encoding amidohydrolase family protein; protein product: MAAAALSAQGAASGARAAAPKAVHAKQVKRLLIANAMVIYGNAKPPFGPVDILSEDGLIARIGDSKSGNWPAADMVIDATGKYVMPGMINTHMHWHEDRVPGIPMPIQYERNLYLASGVTTTREVGNSSADGIRKEALSSLEKAKRWQAESNAHTIVAPRMIEYPFVVVEGATPDALRAQVRELKKQGADGLKLAGLDRDQLAAVLDEARKQGLRTTAHIAVEETTARDYVDLGVDCIEHFYGVGDAALDGIQDFPPEHNSYNEIHRFGRAGELYIQNNFNPAKLSAVLDDMVKKGIAWSPTLSTYEASRDLIKAQNLPWYKDYLHPSLEAYYEPSMARHGTFWIGWSEANETKWRKNYQVWMDALYEFGRKGGIITTGDDAGYLYGSLYGFGVVRELELQHEAGFHPLEVLKHATVNGAKVLGLEDRLGRVRLGYVADLLVVNGNPLENLRLLVDDQGRHPVPRADPDEGSQGHGGDRARRAQPVDHVAAVEPEDSHDTHTRARSNRRPAHGPDLRRRIDAGARRRACQGSPREESEATADYQRHGDLRERQAPLRSRGHPDRRRPHRADWQFEVRELARRGHGHRRHRQVRDARPDQHPHALARGARRAVADPVRTEPVPRFRNDDGPGSRRESHQDPAVAHGGGGAHDHLAPDPGLLAPRPGAAAHARADPRGRPQGEGDGSRRPEDRRPRSRSAGGAHRRSQEGWTPDDHAHRGR